TCGAGAGCTTGCCGCTTGAATCGGCGTCCTTCATCGAGCTTCGCTAAGATCAACAGTTGACGCGTCAACTCCGACATTCGCTCCGCTTCTTGTTGAATGATCGCCCGTTTCGTAACGTCTTCTCCCGTCACATTGAGTTGTCCCGCATATCCTGAGATCGTCGTGAGCGGTGACTGAAATTCATGGGAGACGTTCGCAACGAACCGGCGTCGTTCTGTATCAGATGCTTCGACTGCCGTTGCCATCTCATCGAACCGGCGAGACAGCTCACCAATCTCATCGCGCGCCTTCGTTCCGACCCGGATTCCGTAGTCCCCGTCCGCCATCTGTTCCGTTGCTTTTGTCAATCGACGGATTGGACGAACGAGATACCGGATCGAGAAGACGAGCAGGAGGAAGCTGATGACGACAAGCAGACCGAGAAACAGACCAACGAACAGATGCAACTCACGGATTTGTCGACTCAAGTCCGGACGAACGAACATCGCATCCGTTCCTTGCGCCGTCTTGACCGACGTCCCGTACGTATTGATGACTTCGTTATCGAATAGACCGAGCAGGAAAAGATGGAACGGATATTCACGCATTCCATAGTACGGTTGACCGTTCTTCACTTGCTCGACGACTTGATTCGAGAGGGCTTCATCACGAAAGGCGTTTCCGTAACGCTCAATCCCGTCATCGGTTCGCACATACAGTTGAAATCCGGTCGCCTGCAACATTTGATAAAACGATTCCGTTTTCCCATCCCCATGCGTCTCGTAATAATCGATCGCTGTCTCGACCGCTTCCTCGACTTTTTGGCTATAGCTGTCCTGCCAGAATGAATAGTAGGCCATGTTACTGATTAAAAGTGCCAGCAGTGCGGACACGAGTAGAACGACACAAACGAGACCAACGATCTTCGTATAGAGTGATCTCATGCGTTCACCTCTAACCGATAGCCGAGTCCGCGCACCGTCTCGATCTTCACTTGCTTCGTTTCCTTCAAGCGTCCACGGAGTCGTTTGATGTGGACATCAATCGTCCGGTCATCCCCCATGAAATCAAGACCCCAAACGTGTTCGATCAATTCCTCGCGGCTGAAGACCCGTCCCGGAAAACTGGCCAACTGATGTAATAATTCGAATTCGCGCCGTGGTAACGTCCACTCGGTTGACTGAATCGTGACGAGCTGACTGCGTTTATCGATCGTGACGTCTCCGAGATGCAGAACGGGTTGCGCCGCTTTTTGATAGCGCCGAGCAACAGCATGGAGCCGAAACAGCAGTTCTTCTGGATCAAACGGTTTTGTGATGTAATCATCGGCACCTGCCGCAAAACCATCTCGCTTATCTGTCAGTTCGCCGAGTGCCGTCAGTATCAAGATCGGGATATCCCCGTTTTGCCGCAACTGCTCGCACAGGACGAGACCGGTCTGACCCGGAATTAAGACGTCGAGTACTGCTGCTTCGAACGTCATCGTCTCAATCCACGCAAGCGCCTCGTTTCCGTCTGCTGTCGCTTGTACGGAATGTCCGTCGGCTTGTAACGTCGAACAGACAAGTGCTTGAATATGTGGGTCATCTTCTACGACTAAAATATGCATCGTACTCCTCCTTTTTTAGACAAACAAAAAATCCCCTTCCCCTTCTCATAATGAAAAGGACGAAGGGGATGACGATCATCCGCGCTCTGGGTAGAGTGGGAAACGACCTGTCAAGGCAACGACACGCTCGCGTGCTTGTGCGAGAACGTCGGCTTCTTCTGGGTGGTTCAAGACGAGTTCGATCAACTCGGCGATTTCTTTCATCTCTGCTTCTTTAAAGCCGCGTGATGTCATCGCTGCCGTTCCGATCCGGATACCGCTTGTGACGAACGGGCTCGCTGGATCGAACGGAATCGTATTCTTATTAACTGTGATACCTGCTTCGTCAAGCGCGTGCTCTGCAAGTTTCCCTGTGATACCGAGTGGTTGCAAGTCGACGAGGAGCAAGTGATTATCCGTTCCGCCTGAGACGATCCGGAGACCACGCTTCGTCAATTCTTCACCGAGAACTTTTGCGTTCGTGACGACTTGACCGATGTAGTCCTTGAACTCTGGTGCAAGTGCTTCACCGAATGCAACAGCTTTTGCAGCGATGACGTGCATGAGTGGACCACCTTGGATTCCTGGGAAGATGGCTTTATCGATTGCTTTCGCGTGCTCTTCTTTACAGAGGATCATTCCACCACGTGGACCACGCAACGTCTTATGCGTCGTCGTCGTGACGAAGTGGGCGTGCTCGACTGGGTTCGGATGCAGACCAGCTGCGACGAGTCCCGCGATATGCGCCATGTCGACCATCAAGTAAGCACCGACACTGTCCGCGATTTCACGGAAACGTTTGAAGTCGATGACGCGCGGATACGCCGATGCGCCCGCGACGATTAATTTTGGTTTGTGCTCTTCTGCTAATTTCGCGACGACGTCGTAATCAATCATCTCTGTCTCTTGATCGACACCGTATTCAACGAAGTTATACTGGACACCGGAGAAATTGACGGGACTACCGTGCGTCAGATGGCCACCGTGTGACAGATTCATCCCGAGGACTGTATCGCCCTGTTCAAGAATCGTGAAGTAAACCGCCATGTTCGCTTGTGCACCAGAGTGTGGTTGCACATTCGCGTGTTCTGCACCGAAGATTTCCTTCGCGCGGTCACGTGCGAGATTCTCAGCGAGATCGACGTACTCACAGCCACCATAATAACGGCGACCTGGATAACCTTCTGCGTACTTGTTCGTCAAGACGCTGCCTTGTGCTTCCATGACAGCTTGCGAGACGAAGTTCTCGGATGCGATCAATTCGATGTTATCGCGTTGACGACCTAGTTCCTGGCGCATTGCCGAAAAGAGTGCCTCATCTTGTTGTTTCAGATACGTAAGCGGTGTTTGTTCCATCTGAATTCCCCCATTTCATTTCGATAGACCTATCTTAACACGAATGTTTCATTCCAGGCATCCCCCAAAACAACATCAAAAAAGCAAGGGGTGCGCAACCCCTTGCATCAATCATTCGTATTTAGCACGTGCTCCACCGATCAATTTCGGTCGTGTCACGGCTGCTGTCACGTGTGCCTCACCAATTTCTTTATGTGGCAAACGCACTGGAATCGCAACAGCCTTCAAATGCATACCGATGAACGTGTCACCGATATCAATCCCGGCATCTGCCTGAATCGTTTCGACGACGACCGGTGCCGAGAACCGCTGATAGGCAGCGCTCGCCATCGATCCACCGGCTTCTGGAACGGGAACGACGGTTACTGGATCGAGTCCAAGTCGCTCTGCCGTTTGTCGCTCAAGCGTCAACGCCCGGTTGATGTGTTCACAGCCTTGGAAGACGAGATCGACTTGATGCGAACGACGGAAGGCATCGAAGACGTCGAACAACGCGTCCGCGACTTCTGGTGAACCGGCTTTGCCGATCTGTTTACCGATGACTTCACTCGTC
This window of the Exiguobacterium acetylicum genome carries:
- a CDS encoding sensor histidine kinase, whose protein sequence is MRSLYTKIVGLVCVVLLVSALLALLISNMAYYSFWQDSYSQKVEEAVETAIDYYETHGDGKTESFYQMLQATGFQLYVRTDDGIERYGNAFRDEALSNQVVEQVKNGQPYYGMREYPFHLFLLGLFDNEVINTYGTSVKTAQGTDAMFVRPDLSRQIRELHLFVGLFLGLLVVISFLLLVFSIRYLVRPIRRLTKATEQMADGDYGIRVGTKARDEIGELSRRFDEMATAVEASDTERRRFVANVSHEFQSPLTTISGYAGQLNVTGEDVTKRAIIQQEAERMSELTRQLLILAKLDEGRRFKRQALDLRTSLEATLTTLAFQLDEQGIAVAFDVPTTLQIQADASALEHVFQNVVRNAVSVSAEGATIHIQAQEQADQVIVRIQDEGPGMTEQQIAHAFERFYQGDVARTSRGAGLGLAIVKETMRQLGGDASLSSNASGLTVTLTFLRA
- a CDS encoding response regulator transcription factor; this translates as MHILVVEDDPHIQALVCSTLQADGHSVQATADGNEALAWIETMTFEAAVLDVLIPGQTGLVLCEQLRQNGDIPILILTALGELTDKRDGFAAGADDYITKPFDPEELLFRLHAVARRYQKAAQPVLHLGDVTIDKRSQLVTIQSTEWTLPRREFELLHQLASFPGRVFSREELIEHVWGLDFMGDDRTIDVHIKRLRGRLKETKQVKIETVRGLGYRLEVNA
- the glyA gene encoding serine hydroxymethyltransferase — translated: MEQTPLTYLKQQDEALFSAMRQELGRQRDNIELIASENFVSQAVMEAQGSVLTNKYAEGYPGRRYYGGCEYVDLAENLARDRAKEIFGAEHANVQPHSGAQANMAVYFTILEQGDTVLGMNLSHGGHLTHGSPVNFSGVQYNFVEYGVDQETEMIDYDVVAKLAEEHKPKLIVAGASAYPRVIDFKRFREIADSVGAYLMVDMAHIAGLVAAGLHPNPVEHAHFVTTTTHKTLRGPRGGMILCKEEHAKAIDKAIFPGIQGGPLMHVIAAKAVAFGEALAPEFKDYIGQVVTNAKVLGEELTKRGLRIVSGGTDNHLLLVDLQPLGITGKLAEHALDEAGITVNKNTIPFDPASPFVTSGIRIGTAAMTSRGFKEAEMKEIAELIELVLNHPEEADVLAQARERVVALTGRFPLYPERG
- a CDS encoding TIGR01440 family protein; this encodes MDVTRIQHDLEEALNALDERFSLKGKLLVIGCSTSEVIGKQIGKAGSPEVADALFDVFDAFRRSHQVDLVFQGCEHINRALTLERQTAERLGLDPVTVVPVPEAGGSMASAAYQRFSAPVVVETIQADAGIDIGDTFIGMHLKAVAIPVRLPHKEIGEAHVTAAVTRPKLIGGARAKYE